ACAGTTTATTTTTGCGCCATACCTAACGCCTTCTTGCCACACCTCTGTCGCGTGACTCTCCGAGCGATCGCCGACCCCTTCCGTACTAAGTAGTCGTCCCACTTATTTGGCTCAGTAAATCACAGTAGTATGATAGATTCCTTCGACTCGTCCGATGGCACGTTCGCGTAGCGTGTGCGAAGCACGCAAAGCCCATGCCATTGACGTAAAGACGTAATCATTGCTGCTTGATGGCGTGGCTGTGTCCGTTGTAGCTATCAATGAGTTGACGGCTACAACGGACACAGATGTAACTTTACTTGCCCCTTCTCTCACCATTCTTAACGGATGTGAGTGGATTGACATTAGCGGCGGACATACGCTGAAGCATTTTGAGTTCAATTCTGGCTAGCTACTTACTATCCCCTGTGGTCTCCAGGGCGGGAAGCACAAATTGAGGGTCTATTCGTATTACCTATCGTAGGTTGAAAGGTTCGGCCTAGGTTCAAGATTAGGCACAGACGATGCTGATTTGAGACTGGAAAACTGCTCTCAACTGCTTGGCGATCGCCGAACCCGATCGCCAAGCGCTATAGTTTTCTTTCCTGGCCACACTCCTAACAGCTGCCAAGAGCCGATGGTTGACACGAGACAAATTTTTCAGAGACAACTAATTAGGATACTGCTTCAACTTCCAGATTAGCTCTGCGGAAGTATGCAGCAGACATCAGACCGATCGCTTTGCAATGCTCAGCGCACTTGCGGAAAATGGCAGCGTACTCTGTCATTTTGTCATCATGCATTTCGTCACAAGCGATCGCGCACTTGAAGCACATCTCGGCGCAAAGCTGGCAGGTTCTACCTGCAAACTCAGAACCATCGGCAATCATGTTGATGCACATCATTGTCATCTCAGCACAGTCGCGAAGCATAGACATCATCGAAACATCAATGTACTTACAGCTTCTATCTGAGCAGTAAGTCATGACTTCTAGGCACATGTTGTGGCAATCGGTGCAAACTTCGATACAGACTTTTAGCTCAGTTAATTCAGTATTCATAGAATCAGTCATCATATTTACCTCTATATTCTTTTGAGATAAGGACAATTGCTTTGGGTGCTTATTTAGAAGCGTATTCCTGCCTTCTCAGCAAAGTCAATGGAGATGCTAAACCCCCCATTTAGAAGGCCAGAATGCCGCTCCATTTACCGGGAATTGCTGCCTCTATCCCAGAAATTTACCGGAGATTAAGGGGGATTAGAAGCTAGGGGAGCCAGAAATCTTTGTAGGGGCTTGGCAAATAGGGCTCTGCAAATCCCGCTGATTTAGTGATCATTCTGGCCTCTCAGGCTGCCTATCGGACTCAGAAACGAATCTGGCCTTAGATTTATTTTAGAAATTTTGAGAACAACAGGAAATTATATAGATAAGTAACTTTATAAGAAGTTGTAGTGGGATTTGGTGAAACGCAGAATTAAGAACCCTTTCAGGCATTTTAGGAGTCATTTCAGGTTTTTAGGCAGACTAAGAAGTATGACGAAACTCGTAGTTGTATAAGCGGCTTATGTCAGGAAAACCTAACAATTCATTGTTTTATAACTCTTAAACGGTTCTAGGTAGCTTAGGTGTTGAGTCTAGCGGCAGAGTTCGGTGGCTCTACCTTTTGGTTGGCTACCAAAACTAAAGGTAGCCTTATGCTTGTATAAAATACGTTAACTCGATAGACTAACCGTATTTTGTAAATTGGGTTTCGGGAGAGTTGTCGTGGGTATTTCTGTTCAAAACGTTGACAAGCATTTTGGCTCCTTTCACGCGATCGATAATGTGAGCTTGAATATTGAGACAGGGTCCTTAGTTGCTCTTCTAGGTCCTTCAGGGTCTGGTAAATCAACTTTGCTACGGATGATTGCTGGATTGGAGCAACCTGACTCTGGAGAAATCTTTTTGACTGGCGAAAATGCCACCTACCGCTCAGTCCAGGACCGGGGAATTGGTTTTGTATTTCAGCATTACGCGCTGTTTAAGCACCTAACCATTCGGCAGAACATTGCTTTCCCGTTAGAAATTCGTAAAGCTAAGCCTAGCCAAATTCGTCATCGGGTTGAGGAACTACTGAACTTGGTGCAATTACGAGGGTTGGGCGATCGCTATCCCTCACAGCTGTCTGGTGGTCAACGGCAGCGGGTGGCACTAGCACGGGCATTGGCAGTTCAACCCAAAGTTTTGCTTTTAGATGAACCTTTTGGGGCTCTTGATGCAAAAGTTCGTAAGGAACTGCGGACTTGGCTACGGAAACTGCATAACGAGGTCCATGTAACAACGGTATTTGTCACCCATGACCAAGAAGAAGCGATGGAAGTGGCTGATCAGATTGTGGTCATGAACGAAGGTCGGATTGAACAAGTTGGCAGCGCGGCGGAGCTTTATGATTCGCCAGCGTCTCCTTTTGTGATGAGTTTCATTGGTCCGGTGAATGTGCTCCCCGCAAATGCTGGCATCTTACCGAGAAACCAAGGGATACAAGGCGATCGCGTCTTTTTACGGCCTCATGATTTGGTGATTCGCTCCTATGCCACCGAGGATACAGTGCCTGCCAAGATTGAGCGGATTGTTCACCTAGGTTGGGAAGTTCAGGTGGAGTTAATGTTGCCTTCAGGTCGGGGAGTAACGGCTTACTTGGCGCGGCAAGACTTTGACAAACTCAACCTAGAACGACACCAAGATGTCCATATCATCCCTAAGCAAGTGAAAACTTTTCCAGAGTATTCGTTGAATTAAGTAGATAGCTGTGAATAGCTTCTAATCTCTTGATGGGCTTACCCTTGCAACTACTCTTTGTCCAGCCTCTAGTTTTGTCTCGCTATGACCTTGGAATCTGCCCCCCCTCTTCAAAATGCTAAGCCAGCTACCAAGAAAAATAAAGATGCTTATGTTGCTAGTAGAGTTCTGATCGCTGTTCTATTAGCAGCTTTGCTTTCTACTTTCTTTGTCATTGTCAATGCAGGAGAGCGGGGGGTGTTGATGCAGTTTGGCAGGGTGCAAGAACCAGTCTTGGGAGAAGGAATTCATCTGATTGTCCCTGGCGTTAATACCGTCAAGAAGCTGAGTGTGAGGGTGCAAAATCAGGAAATCTCTGCTGAAGCTTCTTCCAAGGATCTGCAAGATGTTTATACTGATGTCGCCCTCAACTGGCATATTATTCCTGACGAGGTGGACAAAATTTTTCAACAAATCGGGGATGAAGCGACAGTTGTTACGACGATCATTAACCCTGCCGTCGAAGAGGTGCTGAAAGCAGTAGTGGCAATGTACACAGCCGAGGAAGTAATTACGAAACGGGGAGAGGTCAAAGCGGCAGTGGACCAGGCTCTGACAACGCGATTAGGCACTTATCACATTGCAGTTGATGACATCTCTCTGGTGCATGTACATTTCTCTAAACGGTTTAGCAATGCGGTGGAGGCTAAACAAGTGGCAGAGCAAGAAGCCAAACGAGCAGAATTTGTGGCTCTGAAGGCAGCCAGAGAAGCAAAAGCTAAGGTGAATTTAGCCAAGGGAGAAGCAGAAGCCCAGAACTTGCTGCGAGAGGGTTTAACCCCGGAGTTATTACAAAAGCAGGCGATCGAGAAATGGAATGGCAATCTCCCTCTGATTATGGGAGATGATGGTTCCTCCAAACTCCTCGATTTGAAGCAACTGGTTAAACTGGGTAAGCAACGCTTAAATCCTGATTAACCCTTTAACATTTGCTCAAAAGCGATCGCAATTTGGGTTTGAAACCGCTGTTGGTGTTTCAGTTTCAGCACGGGTTGAATAATTTCCAGAATGGAGCCTGCACCTTTGCGACTATTGGTGATCTGTACTGCTTGGAGGGTAGAGAGTTCGATCTCTTTTCTCACCATGAGTTCTGGGATCGCAGCGGCCCCTACTCCGCTCTCCACCACCGCTTTGACCATCTCGCTACTGCTTAGAACTAAAACTACATCTAGTTCACTGATCTCAATCCCCCAACTCTGTAGAGCTTGCTCAAACATCTGTTGAGCCCCCGAACCAGGCTCTCGCATGACCCAAGTGGTTTCGTTGAGTTCACGAACTGAGATTCTGGTGCGCTCAAACCAAGGGTGGGATTTGCCTACCACTACTTGCAGGCGATCGCTGCCAATAGCCTCCTCAGCTAAATAGCTTTTGAGCGCAGGTTTCACCTCACCGCTGACAATGCCTAAATCAAATAATCCGGTGGCTGTGCCTTCGCAGATCTCTTCTGCATTAGCAAGGGTGCAAATGACGTTAATTCCTGGGTACTGACGCTTAAATTGACTAATTTTTCCTGGCAACCAGTAATTACCAATCGTCAAGCTTGAGCCTAGTTTCAACTCACCCCGTTGGAGGTTATTCAATTCCCGTAAACCGCGCTCAGTCAAAGCGACTTGCTCCAGAATCTTTTGCGCTTCTTCCTGGAGCAGCTTGCCCGCTTCCGTAATTTCCACTCGCCGACCAATGCGATGGAAGAGTTTGACACTGTACTCTGTTTCTAAGCTTTGGACGGCGGCACTGACTGCTGGTTGAGTAATGAAAAGTGCTTCAGCAGCGCGAGTAAAGTGTAATTGCTCAGCCACAGCCAAAAATATCCGTAATTGCTCCAATGTCATAGTTGGCTTTTAACGCTCCCTGCTAGACGTTGTTAAGGAAAGTAAACTCCTAGAAATACCTTAAAAGCGATGGGTTCATCGGGGTTTGTCATCTTTAGCTCTATGCCTCTGCTGCTGTTGGTTCCAGGGGATCACAACAGCAGCTAGGATTTTGCAGTCTCTCAAAGCATTGGAGCAGATGAGCAGACATGAGCGATCTAGAGTCGATTACTTTTATTTATTAAACCAACAAAAAAGAACATTAGCTTCTATGGGTCTTCTTGACTAGAGTAAACATAGTGCTTTTGGCAATGCATCCTTGCTGAAGCAAAGCTCACCGGTCCCATCGGGAGCGACCAAACTTCCAAGGATACATTTGCATACTGGGGGATTTGCATCCATGACTAGTGAATTTCAATCTGAGCAGAGTGCCCACGGCTTAAAGCCAAATTGCCTCTCCTTCGGTGAAGTGTTGGCCCAATCAGTTGCGGTCATTGCTCCCACTACCATCCCTGCCTCCAACTTAGGTTTGATTGTCGCGATCGCGGGAAATGGAACTTGGTTGAGTTTTCTGATTGGCATGGTTGGGTTGATGTTTGTCAGCATTAACATCAACCAGTTTGCGAGTCGTTCCGCTTCTCCGGGTTCGCTATATTCTTACATTGCTAAGGGTTTAGGCCCAACGGCGGGTGTAATTTGCGGATGGAGTTTGGTTCTCGCCTATTTGTTTACTGGTATGTCAGTGTTGTGTGGCTTTGCCAACTTCAGCACTATGCTACTGGGTCATTTGGGCATTCATCCTTCCAGCCTGACTTTATTAGCGATCGGCGCTGGTGTGGCCTGGTATGCAGCTTACAAAGATATTAAGCTTTCAGCAATGGCGATGTTGTGGCTAGAAGGAGTTTCCATTGCTCTCATCCTCCTCTTAGGTATTCTAATTTGGGCTCATGCAGGGTTTGCGATCGACTTCTCGCAACTGACGCTGCAAGGAGCGAAGCCAGGTGGAATTGCGATGGGGTTGGTTCTGGTAGTCTTTGGATTTTCTGGATTTGAAAGTGCCACCTCTTTAGGAGACGAAGCTAAGCGACCGCTGAAGACCATCCCTAAGTCTGTGATGGGCAGCGCCATCTTAGCTGGGTTATTCTTCACCCTCATGAGTTACATCGAGATACTAGGCTTCAGTGGTACTTCCGCTTCCCTAGCTACGACTGAAGAACCTTTAGGCTATTTATCTAGACAACTTGGCTTGGGATTTTTGGGAGAACTGATTGCAATTAGCGCCTTGTTTAGTTTCTTTACTTGCGTGCTAGGTAGCATTAACCCAGCCGCGAGAGTGTTCCTGACCATGTCCCGTCATGGCTTGTTCCCTGCTTCCCTAGGTGAGACTCACTCCTCCAACCAGACGCCCCATATTGCCATTACGATGTCGGCGCTTGTCATGTTTTTGGTTCCTGCCTGCCTATCCCTCTTCCATGTCAAATTATTTGACAGCATGGGTTATCTAGGAGCTATTTGTACCTATGGGTTCTTGACGGTATACATTCTCATATCGATCGCTGCTCCCGTATATCTCTATAAAATTCAAAAGCTTCGACCGCGAGATGTGATGTTCTCAGTTCTAGGCGTTGGCTTCATGATGATCCCGGTTCTGGGGAGCGTCGGTGTTCCGGGTAGCCAAATTTTCCCAGTTCCCGAAGCTCCTTACGATGCCTTTCCTTATCTATTCTTGCTCTATCTAACCGTGACTTGCGGCTGGTTTGTCATGCAAAGACTCCGCTCTCCTCAAATTGTGCGAACGATGAAATCGAGAATTGAAGAGACGCATGCCAGGTTTGCTGTCCCTAGCCCTGTAATTATTCCTTCCCTAACGGATGAGACTTAATTCTTCTGGGCACAACCCTGATTCCACAAAACTTATTTCTGAACTTATCTCTGTAGTAAAGACAATTAAGCGCTAATCAAGATGAATGAATTACTGACCGCATTGCCGACTGGGTTCACTGCCTTCACTGCTACGAATCTTGATGATATTTTGATCTTGCTCCTGTTCTTCTCCCAAGTAGATAGTGTGTTGCGACGACGGCACATCGTAGCAGGGCAATACCTAGGGTTTGGAGTTTTAGTTTTAGCCAGCTTACCGGGTTTCTTTGGTAGCTTCTTATTCCCTCGTGATTGGGTGGGTCTGCTGGGTCTCGTGCCGATCGCGATCGGTCTTAGCCGCTGGTTCAGTCAAGATGAGGCAGATGAAGCGGATGAGGAAATCACCCAGCCCACCGAGAAGTCTTGGCTAACTAGTTTTCTCTCTCCCCAGACCTATAGTGTGGCGGCAGTCACCTTTGCGAATGGCGGCGACAATGTGGGCATCTATATGCCTCTGTTTGCTAGTAGTAGTTGGGAAAGCTTGTTAGCTATTTTAGGTGTATTCTTCACCTTGGTAGGGGCATGGTGCTACCTGGCTTACCGTCTAACTCAGGTGCCTGCGATCGCAGATGCCCTGACTCGATATGGAAACCAACTAGTTCCTTTTGTTTTAGTTGGGTTGGGAGCATTGATTCTAGTAGACAGTCGCACCTTAGAAAACCGAGGCTTGGCGGTGCTGGCTTTAGTAATGGGTGTTCTCTTCGTCACAACACTGAGTCGGAATGCCATGCAATACTCGTCTAGTATTGCTGAATGCACAGCTCAGGCTGTCCCGATGCCGCAGGCGCACTCCCCAATTGAGCACAAGTAGTAGCCTTGCCGCAGGAGCATCATGAACTGGTTTGGACGAGCCGTGATTACCGGGGTTACTGCCTTTGCCGCTACCAATATTGATGACATTGTGATCCTGATGCTCTTCTTTTCTCAGGTGAACGCTAATTTCCGCCCCAAACATATCATATGGGGTCAATATTTAGGATTCACGACGTTGATGATTGCCTGTCTTCCCGGTTTTCTAGGCGGTCTCGTCATCCCTAAAGCTTGGATTGGTTGCCTGGGTTTCGTACCTATTGTGATTGGCATCAGTCATTGGCTGAACCGAAAACAAAATGGAACTCAAGTCCAGACGGTCACAGATGAGTTGAGTTTAGAGAAAGCAGTTGCCTCAGGAGTGCCTAGTTACTTAGGTTTGCTTGTGCCTCAGGTCTACCATGTCGCTGCTGTGACATTGGCAAATGGGGGAGACAATATCGGGATTTATGTACCGTTGTTGGCGAGTAGCGATCCAGCCAGTTTAGCGGTTATCCTGAGCGTCTTTTTTGTCTTGGTTGGTGTTTGGTGTTACATCGCTGAGCGCTTAACTCGACAGCCAGCCGTAGCCCGCCTGCTCACGGCCTATGGTCAGGCAATCGTACCCTTTATTTTGATTGGATTAGGGCTTTACATCTTGGTTGATAGTGGGACTTACCGTCTATTGCCAGCGTTTTCCTCCCCGTAGCTATCATCTGTTCCAACCCATCCAATCCCATAGATTTTCCATCTAAAGCAGCATGTAGCTGCTGGAAAACAGTTTAATTTCAAACTAAGGAGATCATCATGAAATTTTTCAGACTTGCGCTTTTAGCTTTGGCTTTGTTAGTCAGTTTAGCGATCGCTCCTCCGGCTTGGGCAGACCCTAACTTCACTAAGGGATCTGACTATGCTGAGGTGACTCAAGCCTTAGATGAACTCTTGCAAGCAAAGAACTCTCCCAATCAAGCAGGTTACAGGGGTGAGGAAGTTCAGCAGAAACTGGCTGATTTGCAATTTCAAAAGTATGTTTTAGAGACAGCAAAAGAACAGGCTCAGTGCCGTAATGAAACGGGAAGAACGATCGCTGTTTATGCTAGCAAACCCAAGAAATCTCCTACACCGCAACTTTACTTTTTAGGTAATGGTCAGGTCACAGATGATGATTGGAAATGCAGCGGCGTTTATCTTCCTAGCGGGGCTCAGGTCGCTTTAACTCCTAACGCTCAAGCGGAAGAGTTAGCAGAGCCGATCGCCTTCAAGATTGTAGATGGTACTCAATTGATCGCTAAGAGCAATCCAAACAGTGGTGTGCTTGAGTTTAATGTTTCTCCGGCCAAAGTGTTTACAGCTAGCGAACCTGGTTGGTCCATTCCAAATCTGTCTCTAGCAGATATTGAAGCCACCGCTCCTAATGCTCCGATTGAAGACTAAACCTTGATGGCATACTAGCTAAGCTAAACTGCTGACCTGAACGCCCAGTACAAGAATTGTGTCTTAAACCAACACATTAACTTGCTGGGCGTTCAGTCAAATGTTCTATAGTAAGGGACGCCGATCTATTACTGCGAATTGAGTTCAGGGAGACGCTATCGATGCAACTATTTAAATCCACTAAAACAGAAGGAGATGCCGAACCACCAAGACGGCTTAATCCTAATCGAGTCCGGGATCACCTAGCCAACGAGCGCACTTACCTAGCTTGGATGCGAAGTGCGATCGCCTTGATGGGTTTCGGTGTGCTAATTGTACGTTTGCGAATTCTGCGTCCACCACTCGCTCCCCAACCGCCTGGTAACGGTTGGAAGCTAGGTTTAGCCTTCTCTGCGGCAGGGCTTTTGATGGTGTTGCTTTCAGCTCAGCATTACTTCACTGTGCGCCGAGATATTGAAGAAGATACTTATGCGCCCCCAGACCGCTGGGTGATTTTGTCTACCCTGGTGATCGTCATCTTGGGGGCTGGAGTCATCTATTATGTGTTTACAATTCCGCTAGAATCATTGGGTAGTGTGATCGTCGAATAACGAGTGGCAACTTACTCCTGTGTCGCTGACACTTCGTTGTTTTCAGGACTTAAAGTTTCTGGGTTCAACTTGGCTAAGTGAGGCTTGACGACTAAACTGACGGCGATCGCCCAAGCAATGGAAACCATCCACCCCGCCACAATATCGCTCGGATAGTGAACCCCTAAGTACAACCGTGTCCAAGCGATTGCCACGACAAATAAACTGCCCAAGGTAGTCACCCAACCACACCAACGACTGCCCCAAGTTAAAACAACTAAGGATGCTACAAAAGCCATACTAGCCATCGCATGACCGCTGGGGAAAGCGAATTCTGGTTCTGGGGGAAAAGTAGAGTCCCATAGGTGGGGGCGTACTCGATGCAGTAGCTCCTTGGCAGTACGGTTAATCAGCATGGCTCCTGGTAATGTGATCAGGAGATAAATCAGCGATCGCCAGCGCTTCAAGAAAAACATTGCCATCACCAGCGCTGTAGAGACGGGAAACACTCCCCAGCGCGTGCCAAACTGAGTTAAGGTCAGAGCCAGCGAGTCCAAGTTGGCTTGTGCTGTAGAATGAATCGCCAGCAAAATAGAGACATCCCAAGGTAGGCCACCTTCTTGCAGTTGAATCTTTCCCGCCAAAAGGATAGCAAGTTGTAATGGCAAAAAGACTCCTAGAAAAAGTAGTAGGAGCGATCGCCAATGAGTGCTCAACCACAGTTGAACAAAACGACCAAAAGTTTGCAGAAGTTTGCCAAAGTTAGATGATAAAGCTCTTTGAGAAGACATGAAAGCTAAAAAGATAGATTCTAAGATGAACAACTAAACCTGAGGATGCTTTAGACCTGATGGGCTAGCTTCCAACTCACCATGACTAAAACCATGTACACAACAAACCGCAGGGCTCGTTGTGGCGCGAGTTGGCAAAGTTTAGTCCCTACTAAAACGCCTGGTAATGATCCTATCCATATCGGGATTACCAAGCTCCAGTCAACTGTCCCTAGGGTGAGGTGTCCTAAAGCAGTAAAGCTTAAGAGAATGGCTGCTTGAGCTAAATCAGTGCCAACCAGCTTGCGAGCATCTAAGCGGAAGAAGGCAATCAGTGCTAGGGCAAACATGGAGCCGGAGGAGACACTGGTTAGACCCACCACACAACCCAAGATGGCTCCGATCGCGATCGCCGCGGCTCGTCCTAAGGTTGTTTCTAAATCGATCTTGGGTAAAGAAGGGTACTTTAAGCTAGGTACAAAGGTCAACAGTAACAGTTGCACGAGTGCCGCTACAGTAACCATCAGAATGGCTACCCCAATCAACCGCAGCAAAATAGCGTCTAAATTGAATTCCCCGATATGCCTCAGCCAGTGCAGGATACCAACCCCTGTTAAGGCACCAGGCACACTTCCGATCGCCAACCATTTTACAACTGTTGCATCCAGGGTTTGTTGCTGCCAGTGCCGAACGCCTCCGGTAACTTTCATTAAAGTTGCAGCAACCACATCAGAACTGACTGCAATAGAGGCTGGAACCTGAAAGACAAAGATCAGCATGGGGGTAATCAGAGAAGCTCCTCCAATTCCAG
Above is a window of Trichocoleus sp. FACHB-46 DNA encoding:
- a CDS encoding four-helix bundle copper-binding protein codes for the protein MMTDSMNTELTELKVCIEVCTDCHNMCLEVMTYCSDRSCKYIDVSMMSMLRDCAEMTMMCINMIADGSEFAGRTCQLCAEMCFKCAIACDEMHDDKMTEYAAIFRKCAEHCKAIGLMSAAYFRRANLEVEAVS
- a CDS encoding sulfate/molybdate ABC transporter ATP-binding protein, with the protein product MGISVQNVDKHFGSFHAIDNVSLNIETGSLVALLGPSGSGKSTLLRMIAGLEQPDSGEIFLTGENATYRSVQDRGIGFVFQHYALFKHLTIRQNIAFPLEIRKAKPSQIRHRVEELLNLVQLRGLGDRYPSQLSGGQRQRVALARALAVQPKVLLLDEPFGALDAKVRKELRTWLRKLHNEVHVTTVFVTHDQEEAMEVADQIVVMNEGRIEQVGSAAELYDSPASPFVMSFIGPVNVLPANAGILPRNQGIQGDRVFLRPHDLVIRSYATEDTVPAKIERIVHLGWEVQVELMLPSGRGVTAYLARQDFDKLNLERHQDVHIIPKQVKTFPEYSLN
- a CDS encoding prohibitin family protein; the encoded protein is MTLESAPPLQNAKPATKKNKDAYVASRVLIAVLLAALLSTFFVIVNAGERGVLMQFGRVQEPVLGEGIHLIVPGVNTVKKLSVRVQNQEISAEASSKDLQDVYTDVALNWHIIPDEVDKIFQQIGDEATVVTTIINPAVEEVLKAVVAMYTAEEVITKRGEVKAAVDQALTTRLGTYHIAVDDISLVHVHFSKRFSNAVEAKQVAEQEAKRAEFVALKAAREAKAKVNLAKGEAEAQNLLREGLTPELLQKQAIEKWNGNLPLIMGDDGSSKLLDLKQLVKLGKQRLNPD
- a CDS encoding LysR substrate-binding domain-containing protein; this translates as MTLEQLRIFLAVAEQLHFTRAAEALFITQPAVSAAVQSLETEYSVKLFHRIGRRVEITEAGKLLQEEAQKILEQVALTERGLRELNNLQRGELKLGSSLTIGNYWLPGKISQFKRQYPGINVICTLANAEEICEGTATGLFDLGIVSGEVKPALKSYLAEEAIGSDRLQVVVGKSHPWFERTRISVRELNETTWVMREPGSGAQQMFEQALQSWGIEISELDVVLVLSSSEMVKAVVESGVGAAAIPELMVRKEIELSTLQAVQITNSRKGAGSILEIIQPVLKLKHQQRFQTQIAIAFEQMLKG
- a CDS encoding APC family permease — its product is MTSEFQSEQSAHGLKPNCLSFGEVLAQSVAVIAPTTIPASNLGLIVAIAGNGTWLSFLIGMVGLMFVSININQFASRSASPGSLYSYIAKGLGPTAGVICGWSLVLAYLFTGMSVLCGFANFSTMLLGHLGIHPSSLTLLAIGAGVAWYAAYKDIKLSAMAMLWLEGVSIALILLLGILIWAHAGFAIDFSQLTLQGAKPGGIAMGLVLVVFGFSGFESATSLGDEAKRPLKTIPKSVMGSAILAGLFFTLMSYIEILGFSGTSASLATTEEPLGYLSRQLGLGFLGELIAISALFSFFTCVLGSINPAARVFLTMSRHGLFPASLGETHSSNQTPHIAITMSALVMFLVPACLSLFHVKLFDSMGYLGAICTYGFLTVYILISIAAPVYLYKIQKLRPRDVMFSVLGVGFMMIPVLGSVGVPGSQIFPVPEAPYDAFPYLFLLYLTVTCGWFVMQRLRSPQIVRTMKSRIEETHARFAVPSPVIIPSLTDET
- a CDS encoding cadmium resistance transporter; the encoded protein is MNELLTALPTGFTAFTATNLDDILILLLFFSQVDSVLRRRHIVAGQYLGFGVLVLASLPGFFGSFLFPRDWVGLLGLVPIAIGLSRWFSQDEADEADEEITQPTEKSWLTSFLSPQTYSVAAVTFANGGDNVGIYMPLFASSSWESLLAILGVFFTLVGAWCYLAYRLTQVPAIADALTRYGNQLVPFVLVGLGALILVDSRTLENRGLAVLALVMGVLFVTTLSRNAMQYSSSIAECTAQAVPMPQAHSPIEHK
- a CDS encoding cadmium resistance transporter; its protein translation is MNWFGRAVITGVTAFAATNIDDIVILMLFFSQVNANFRPKHIIWGQYLGFTTLMIACLPGFLGGLVIPKAWIGCLGFVPIVIGISHWLNRKQNGTQVQTVTDELSLEKAVASGVPSYLGLLVPQVYHVAAVTLANGGDNIGIYVPLLASSDPASLAVILSVFFVLVGVWCYIAERLTRQPAVARLLTAYGQAIVPFILIGLGLYILVDSGTYRLLPAFSSP
- a CDS encoding YidH family protein; the encoded protein is MQLFKSTKTEGDAEPPRRLNPNRVRDHLANERTYLAWMRSAIALMGFGVLIVRLRILRPPLAPQPPGNGWKLGLAFSAAGLLMVLLSAQHYFTVRRDIEEDTYAPPDRWVILSTLVIVILGAGVIYYVFTIPLESLGSVIVE
- a CDS encoding phosphatase PAP2 family protein, whose translation is MSSQRALSSNFGKLLQTFGRFVQLWLSTHWRSLLLLFLGVFLPLQLAILLAGKIQLQEGGLPWDVSILLAIHSTAQANLDSLALTLTQFGTRWGVFPVSTALVMAMFFLKRWRSLIYLLITLPGAMLINRTAKELLHRVRPHLWDSTFPPEPEFAFPSGHAMASMAFVASLVVLTWGSRWCGWVTTLGSLFVVAIAWTRLYLGVHYPSDIVAGWMVSIAWAIAVSLVVKPHLAKLNPETLSPENNEVSATQE
- a CDS encoding sulfite exporter TauE/SafE family protein, yielding MGIVVGLTGIGGASLITPMLIFVFQVPASIAVSSDVVAATLMKVTGGVRHWQQQTLDATVVKWLAIGSVPGALTGVGILHWLRHIGEFNLDAILLRLIGVAILMVTVAALVQLLLLTFVPSLKYPSLPKIDLETTLGRAAAIAIGAILGCVVGLTSVSSGSMFALALIAFFRLDARKLVGTDLAQAAILLSFTALGHLTLGTVDWSLVIPIWIGSLPGVLVGTKLCQLAPQRALRFVVYMVLVMVSWKLAHQV